Proteins found in one Sardina pilchardus chromosome 11, fSarPil1.1, whole genome shotgun sequence genomic segment:
- the mvda gene encoding diphosphomevalonate decarboxylase, protein MPEDSSHKPTMVTCTAPVNIAVIKYWGKRDKDLILPVNSSLSVTLHQDQLKTTTTVAYCRDFEEDRIWLNGKEEDINQPRLQSCLREIRRMARKRRSDKDSTSDVSALSYKVHICSSNNFPTAAGLASSAAGYACLVYTLARLFGVEGELSCVARQGSGSACRSMYGGFVQWKMGEKADGKDSLAEQVEPESHWPELRVLVLVVSAERKPVGSTSGMQTSVETSKLLKYRADSVVPGRMDEMINAIQRKDFAAFAELTMKDSNQFHATCLDTYPPIFYLNDVSRRVINLVHRYNSHYGETRVAYTFDAGPNAVIYTLQDHVSEFVQVVRHFFPSETNGGQFLKGLPVASTTVSDELKNAIGMEPLPKGISYIINTKAGPGPRIEKDSSLHLLRPDGLPKDTV, encoded by the exons ATGCCGGAGGACAGCAGTCACAAACCTACTATGGTCACTTGTACGGCACCTGTGAACATCGCCGTAATCAAATACT GGGGCAAGAGGGATAAGGATCTTATTTTGCCAGTGAACTCTTCGCTCAGCGTCACTCTTCACCAAGACCAG CTCAAAACCACAACTACCGTTGCCTACTGTAGAGACTTTGAAGAGGATCGCATTTGGCTAAATGGCAAAGAGGAGGATATCAACCAGCCCAGACTCCAGTCGTGTCTCAGAGAAA TACGAAGAATGGCCCGGAAGAGACGAAGTGACAAGGACTCTACTAGTGATGTGTCTGCATTATCTTACAAAGTCCATATCTGTTCCAGTAATAATTTCCCTACAGCGGCTGGTCTGGCATCATCTGCTGCTGGCTATGCCTGTCTAG TGTACACGCTGGCGCGGTTATTTGGAGTGGAGGGAGAGTTGTCCTGCGTGGCCAGGCAGGGCTCGGGCAGTGCCTGCAGGAGCATGTACGGAGGCTTTGTCCAGTGGAAGATGGGAGAGAAGGCCGATGGGAAGGACAGCCTGGCGGAGCAGGTGGAGCCTGAGAGCCACTGGCCGGAACTTAGAGTGCTGGTCTTGGTG GTGAGTGCGGAGAGGAAGCCTGTCGGGAGCACCTCAGGCATGCAAACCAGTGTGGAGACAAGCAAGCTTTTAAAG TATCGGGCAGACAGTGTTGTGCCTGGGAGGATGGATGAAATGATCAATGCCATCCAGAGGAAGGACTTTGCCGCTTTTGCGGAACTGACCATGAAGGACAGCAACCAGTTCCACGCCACCTGCCTGGACACGTACCCTCCTATTTTCTACCTCAACGACGTGTCCCGAAGAGTCATTAACCTCGTCCACCGCTACAATAGCCATTATGGAGAGACAAGG GTGGCATACACATTTGATGCAGGCCCAAACGCAGTCATCTACACCTTGCAGGATCATGTATCAGAATTTGTTCAAGTGGTTCGGCATTTCTTCCCGTCGGAGACCAATGGCGGACA GTTTCTCAAAGGCCTCCCAGTAGCTTCCACCACAGTTTCGGATGAACTGAAGAATGCCATTGGGATGGAGCCCCTGCCCAAAGGAATCAGCTACATCATCAACACAAAG GCTGGCCCTGGACCACGCATTGAGAAAGACTCAAGTCTACATCTTCTGCGCCCCGATGGACTGCCTAAGGACACTGTCTAA
- the pdcd5 gene encoding programmed cell death protein 5 isoform X1 — translation MADDELEAIRRQRMAELQSKHGGLAWNPMDLNSSNDQQGQQEAQQREADMRNSILAQVLEQSARARLSNLALVKPDKAKAVENYLIQMGRMGQLGGKISESGLIEILEKVSQQTDKKTTVKFNRRRVMDSDEDDDD, via the exons ATGGCAGACGACGAACTGGAAGCGATCCGACGGCAACGAATGGCTgaacttcagtcaaaacatggG GGTCTAGCATGGAATCCCATGGACCTG AATTCATCTAATGATCAACAGGGACAGCAAGAGGCCCAGCAACG GGAAGCAGACATGAGAAATTCCATATTGGCTCAAGTCCTAGAACAGTCTGCGAGAGCCAGAT TAAGTAATCTGGCTCTTGTGAAGCCAGACAAGGCCAAAGCAGTGGAGAACTACCTTATACAGATGGGTCGCATGGGACAGCTTGGCGGAAAG ATTTCAGAATCTGGATTGATAGAGATTCTTGAAAAAGTCAGTCAGCAAACAGATAAAAAGACAACTGTGAAG TTCAACAGACGGAGGGTGATGGACTCAGATGAAGACGACGATGATTGA
- the pdcd5 gene encoding programmed cell death protein 5 isoform X2, whose protein sequence is MADDELEAIRRQRMAELQSKHGNSSNDQQGQQEAQQREADMRNSILAQVLEQSARARLSNLALVKPDKAKAVENYLIQMGRMGQLGGKISESGLIEILEKVSQQTDKKTTVKFNRRRVMDSDEDDDD, encoded by the exons ATGGCAGACGACGAACTGGAAGCGATCCGACGGCAACGAATGGCTgaacttcagtcaaaacatggG AATTCATCTAATGATCAACAGGGACAGCAAGAGGCCCAGCAACG GGAAGCAGACATGAGAAATTCCATATTGGCTCAAGTCCTAGAACAGTCTGCGAGAGCCAGAT TAAGTAATCTGGCTCTTGTGAAGCCAGACAAGGCCAAAGCAGTGGAGAACTACCTTATACAGATGGGTCGCATGGGACAGCTTGGCGGAAAG ATTTCAGAATCTGGATTGATAGAGATTCTTGAAAAAGTCAGTCAGCAAACAGATAAAAAGACAACTGTGAAG TTCAACAGACGGAGGGTGATGGACTCAGATGAAGACGACGATGATTGA
- the uraha gene encoding 5-hydroxyisourate hydrolase isoform X1 has protein sequence MTSQRLQHIKDHILAANKCAEMTTPPPSPLSTHVLNTGRGVPGAGMALSLHRLDPCTENWNLLISGATNDDGRCPGLITREGFIPGVYKMRFETGQYWKELGESCFYPYVEIVFTITDHSQKFHVPLLLSRFSYSTYRGS, from the exons ATGACTTCTCAACGTTTACAGCATATAAAGGATCATATATTGGCTGCGAATAAG TGTGCGGAAATGACCACGCCTCCGCCAAGCCCACTTTCAACGCATGTGCTCAACACAGGCCGGGGGGTCCCTGGGGCTGGTATGGCCCTCAGTCTGCATCGTCTGGACCCCTGCACTGAGAACTGGAACCTTCTCATCTCAGG ggCAACCAATGATGATGGACGCTGCCCAGGCCTCATAACAAGAGAGGGTTTTATACCCGGAGTTTATAAGATGCGCTTTGAGACAGGGCAGTACTGGAAGGAGCTGGGAGAGAGTTGTTTTTACCCATATGTTGAG atagtCTTTACAATAACGGATCATTCTCAGAAGTTCCATGTGCCACTTTTGCTCAGCCGGTTCTCGTACAGCACCTACAGAGGCAGCTAG
- the uraha gene encoding 5-hydroxyisourate hydrolase isoform X2, whose amino-acid sequence MTTPPPSPLSTHVLNTGRGVPGAGMALSLHRLDPCTENWNLLISGATNDDGRCPGLITREGFIPGVYKMRFETGQYWKELGESCFYPYVEIVFTITDHSQKFHVPLLLSRFSYSTYRGS is encoded by the exons ATGACCACGCCTCCGCCAAGCCCACTTTCAACGCATGTGCTCAACACAGGCCGGGGGGTCCCTGGGGCTGGTATGGCCCTCAGTCTGCATCGTCTGGACCCCTGCACTGAGAACTGGAACCTTCTCATCTCAGG ggCAACCAATGATGATGGACGCTGCCCAGGCCTCATAACAAGAGAGGGTTTTATACCCGGAGTTTATAAGATGCGCTTTGAGACAGGGCAGTACTGGAAGGAGCTGGGAGAGAGTTGTTTTTACCCATATGTTGAG atagtCTTTACAATAACGGATCATTCTCAGAAGTTCCATGTGCCACTTTTGCTCAGCCGGTTCTCGTACAGCACCTACAGAGGCAGCTAG